The segment CCGCGCGCGGCCATAGTGTCGGTGTGCCAAGAGCCAACTTCATCACCCGCCTGCGCCGCTGGTTGCCGCGCCAAACACTTGGCGCGCGGGGGGAACGCGCAGCCGCGCGATTTCTCAAGCGCCAAGGGTACAAGATCGTCGCGCGGGGCGAACGGGGCGGCGGGGGCGGAGAACTCGATCTGGTGGCGGTCGATGGCCGCACGGTGGTCTTTGTCGAAGTGAAAACGCGCGAGTCGCACGACGCCGGCCACCCGGCCGAGGCGGTTGATCGGCGCAAGCAAGTTCAAATCACGCGGCTGGCGACGTCGTTTCTCAAATTTCACGGGCTGCTCGATTGCCCGTCGCGGTTCGACATCGTGGCGATCACCTGGCCCGCTCGCGGCCAGCCGACCATCGAGCATTTTCAAAACGCCTTCGAGGCGCAGGGGCCCAATGGCATGTTTGGCTAGCGCGCTACCCCAGCGGCCACTGCCGGCCGAGCGCCTTTTGCTGTAGCGCGGTCAACTCTTCGATGCCGGCGCGGGCCAGCTTGAGCAGCGCGGCCAGCTCGCGATCGGAGAAGGTCGCTTCCTCGCCGGTCCCTTGAATCTCGACGAATTGCCCGCCGCCGGTCATCACCACATTCATATCGACCGCGGCGGCCGAGTCCTCTTGGTAGTCGAGATCGAGCACCGGCTGGCCATCGACGATGCCGACGCTCACCGCCGCCACGCTCGACCGAAACGGCGCCACGCTCGCCGGCAACTTGAGCGAGCGCACCGCGTCGACCAGCGCCACAAAGGCCCCGGTGATGCTGGCGGTGCGGGTGCCGCCATCGGCCTGCAGCACGTCGCAATCGACCGTGATGGTATAGCCCGCCAGCGCGGTCAGGTCGGTCACGGCACGCAGGCTGCGGCCAATCAACCGCTGAATCTCCGTGGTGCGGCCATCGATCTTCCCCCCGCGATCGCGTGGCTTGCGCGGGCTGGTGCTGCCGGGCAGCATGCTGTACTCGGCCGTCACCCAGCCGCGCCCTTCGAGCTGCATCCACTTAGGCACTTCGTTCGACACGCTGGCGGTGCAGAGCACCACGGTGTCCCCCGCTTCGATCAGCACGCTGCCAGGCGCGGGCTTGGTGTAACGCCGCTTGATTTTGAGCGCGCGGAGTTGGTCGAAGCGGCGATCGTCGTGTCGTTTCATGAGTCTCGCGGACAAGCGGATTTTTGAGGGGGGACAACGAAGCTAGCGGCTCATCAGCCACGCCAAGATGCCCTTTTGGGCGTGCATGCGATTGGCGGCCTGCTCGATCACGATGCTCTGCGGCGAGTCCATCACCTCGGAGGTGACCTCCTCCTCGCGATGCGCCGGCAGGCAGTGCATGAAGTAGGCGCCCTGGGGCGCCTTTTTGAGCAGCGCGGCGTTCACCTGGTAGCCCGCGAAATCGCGACGCCGCTTTTCCGATTCGGCCTCTTGTCCCATGCTGGTCCATACATCGGTGTACACGGCGGTGGCCTCGCGCACGGCGGCAGCCGGATCGGCGGTGACAGTCAACTCCAGCTTGGGGACTTCTTGCTTCAGCCGCGCCAAAAACGCTTCGTCAAAGCGGTAGCCCTCCGGCGTGGCCATGGTGAACCGCACATCGAGTTTGCCGCAGGCCATGGCCAGGCTGCGGGCGACGTTGTTGGCGTCGCCAATGTACGCCAGCGTGTGGCCGTTGAGACGCCCCACCATTTCGCGCAGCGTGTACAAATCGGCCAGCACCTGGCAGGGATGTTCGTAGTCGGTGAGACCATTAATCACCGCGCAGCGACAATAAGAGGCCAGTTCTTGCACGGTGTCGTGCCGCTTGGCGCGGATCACCAGCACATCGACATATTGGCTGAGCACGCGGCCAAAGTCGGCGATGCTCTCGCGCGATCCCCAGCCCGCCTCGTCTCCCAAGAAGACAGTGCCGCCGCCGAGGTGGGTCATGCCCGCTTCAAAGCTGACGCGGGTCCGCAGCGACGGCTTTTCGAACAACAGTCCCATCACGCGTCCCGGCAACAGCGCCTCGCGCAGGCCTTCCTCGTAGCGACCTTTCAGGTCTTTGGCGATGGCGAAGATCTGCTCAATCTCCGCCGTGCTCAGGTCGCCAATCGTCAACAGATGCCGCATGTCTTGCTTCACTTGGGTTTTCAAAATGCCAATGGAATCCTGCTTTGCGCTTGCCCCCTGAAAACGCAAATGGCCCACGGGAACTACCGTGGGCTTTGCTGGGGGAAAACGCGTTGTTTGAACGGTTAACGTACTTGCTGCTTGACCGCCTCCGCAATGATGTCGCAGCCTTCGTGCGCCTGCGCCTCGGTCAGGTTCATGGCTGGCAACAGCCGCAACACGTTGCCTTGCGTGCAGTTGATCAGCAGTTTGCGATCGAGACAGCTTTTAACGACATCGGCGCCGGGGATTTTTAGTTCCACGCCAATCATCACCCCCATCACTCGCACGTCGGAGATCAACTCGCACTCGCTGGCCAGCGCCGTCATGCGCTGGCGGAACACCTCGCCCAATCGCTGCGCTTGATCGAGCAACCGCTCGCTTTCGATCATTTCCAACGTGGCGATGCCGGCCCGCGCCGCCAGCGGATTGCCGCCAAAAGTGGCCGCGTGCATGCCGGGCCGCAGGCTGGGGGCAATCTCGCGCGTGGTCAACAGCGCCCCGCCCGCTACGCCGCCGCACAGCGCCTTGGCCAAGGTCATGATGTCGGGCGTGACATCGAATTGCTGATAGGCGAACCACTTGCCCGTGCGTCCGCAGCCGGTCTGCACCTCGTCAAAGATCAACAGCAGTTCGTGCTGGTCGCACAACTCGCGCAGTCCTTGCAGGAAGCCCGGCGGCGCGATTCGCACACCCCCTTCGCCCTGGATCGGCTCGATCATGATCGCCGCGGTCTCGTTGTCGATCAGGCGACGTACCGCGTCGAGGTCGCCGAAAGGCGCGTAGAGAAAACCCGCCATCAGCGGGCCCAGACCTTCGTGATACTTGGGCTGCGCGGTCGCCGTGGTGGCGCCGAGCGTGCGACCATGAAAGCCCCCCTCGAACGTGATGATCTTGTAGCGCTGCTTCGGCGTGTGCAGGCGGGCCAGCTTGATCGCGGCCTCGTTCGCTTCGGTCCCCGAATTGCAGAAGAACGCCTGCCCGCCAAAGCTGCGCTCGCTCAGCATTTGGGCCCAGCGTCCTTGCGCCTCCATGTACCAGGTGTTCGGCACATGAATCAGACTGGCCACCTGTTCCTGCACCGCCTGCACCACCGGCTCGGGGCAGTGCCCCAAGAGGTTGCAACCCCAGCCGGGGAAGAGGTCCAGGTATTTGCTTCCCTCGGCGTCCCAGACGTACGAGCCTTCGCCGCGCACTAGACACACCGGAAAACGCGTGTAATTGGGGATCACGTACTGCTTGAACAGTTCGATCGTTTCCGCCGAATTTAAGGCTGCCGTCGCCATGGCCCAGGCTCCCAATTGATGACCAGCGTTTCACCGGCCCCGTGCCGCGAAACCAATCTCCACAAGAGACGGCGCCGCGGGTTCAGGTTCGCTCCGCAGGATGGACTTCTCCCGCCAATTACTCCCGGATGATTTCCGTGCCAACGCCGCTGCTGGTGTAAATTTCCAACAGCAGCGAGTGTCGCAAACGTCCGTCGATGATGTGAATCTTGCGCACGCCCCGATCGAGCATGTCGAGGCAGGCCTCGACCTTGGGGATCATTCCCGACTCGATCGCCCCACTGCGGATCAAATCTTGCGCCTGACCGGCGTTGAGCGAATGGACGAGCGTGCCGGGATCGTTCTTGTCACGGCGCACACCATTCACGTCGCTCAAGAACACCAGCTTTTCGGCGCCCAAGGCCAGTGCCACTGCCTGCGCCGCCGTGTCGGCGTTGACGTTCAGTTTTTCGCCGTCGTCGCCCAAGCACATCGAGGGAATCACCGGCACGATATCGGCATAACAAAGATTTTCGATCGTCTCGCGATCGACCCGCGTCACGTCCCCCACGTATCCCAGATCGATTGACTGACCCTCCGGATCGGCCAGCGTCAGTCGCTTGCCGAACAGCACGTTGGTGGTGCGAAAATTGAGCGGCGCCGCGCGGCCCCCCAATCCTTCCATCCGGGCAACCAGGTCCTCGTTGGTTTCGTAGGCCAGCACGCGTTCGACAATGTCGCGGGCGGCGGCATCGGTATATCGGCGGCCTTGAATGAACCGGGCCTCCAGCCCCGCCTCGGTCATGGCCCGGCTGATCGCCGCGCCGCCCCCATGCACCACCACCGGCCGCATGCCGACCGTCTCCATAAAGACGATATCGAGCAGCAGGTGCCGCAGCGCGTTGGCGTCTTCCATCACGCTGCCGCCGAGCTTGATGACCGTGATCTTATCGCGAAACCGGCGGATCCAGCCCAGCGCCTCGATCAGGACATCGGCCTTCGTAATCGCATCTTCCAAGCCCGTCGGCTCCCGGCGTCGTGGGGTGATTGGTTTCCCGGAATCGGCGCAAGTGCCGTCTGGGAAAACGGTTCATTGTAAAATCCCCCTCCCCCCCGTCAATGAAGCGAAAACGGGCAAGTGACACGGTTTGGGGTGCGAAATTCTTGACCCCCGCGGACACGATGCCCAGTCAACAGCGTACTAGCTCACTAGCGCGACGAATACCGCGACAGCGACACTGAATATCGCCTGAATGACCGCCATCCATCGCATGCCACGTTCAAAATCCGACTTGAGCAGATTCCGATAAACAGTTCGTGTCTCTTCGGCCGGAACAAATAGGCGCACGAATTGACGTGGACGACTAGAAAAGTACCCCGTTGATGCCGCAACGCACCAGAAACCGACGAGCGTGAGGATCGCCTCATCCATGCCCGCATCCTACTCGGCGCCGTTCCCTCGGGTAAAAAGCAATTCGCGATATCACCACCCGGCATCGCATTCGCCCCGCTGCTCGAACCAGTCCCCATTTACCCAGTCTCCATTCACCAAGGTGTCATAGCGGCGAAAGGAGCGGCCGCATTCCTGGCAGTCGCCCCGCTTGACGCTGCCGCCACATCGCTTGCCGTCACGGATGCCATCCCATAATCCTCAGGGAGAGATTTGCAGCGTGCCGTCGCATGCCGGACAGCGCGTTGTTGGAAGCGGCCGCAAGTGGAGCCACAAGCCAACCGCCAAGTAGACGAGCAATGGGCTCAGGACAATCAGAGCCGCAAGTAAATAATGCGTCGCTGAAAACGCGTTCATGTAACAAATGAATTGATTGCCAAACTTTCGAGTCGGAGTAGACTCTGCGCTTAGTGGGTGAGCAGATGATCTGTCGGCAGTGACTGCCGAACCACCATTCTCTCTTCCGGGTACGGGCCCTGTATAGGACATCGCCCCCGTACTCAGGCGGCCAATCACAGAAGGAGCCGCTAATGTGTACTCAGCTTGCTTCCGCATGCGCGCGCAACGGGATGCGCTGCGCCGTCACGCTGTCGATGGTTCTCGCAGCGCTGGCCAGTTCCACTACAGTCTTGGCAGGCGTCATACCCATTGCGCCGCCGCCGTCGGTCTTGCCCGGAGTGCTCGAAAGCAATACCGACGCGTATCGTTTCGACGAGCAGCAAGTCTTGCTTGGCGTGGCTGTCGCCGTCGATATCGCCACGCCTGGGTTGTACGACAATTCGAATCCTGACGACCCCGGCGTTATTCCGGCGGGCACCTGGGTGCGAAGCTACTTTCTTCATCGCGATCCAGTCGGCTCCGCGTTTGGCGTCGTCACCGGCACCGTGATCTCACCCACGAAAGTGCTCGGCATCATTTTCAGCGACGCCAATTTGGACGCGACCGATCCGTTGGTGGGCGCGCTGGGAACGACTTACCCCACCGGAACTGGCTTTCGAGGCATGGAGATCCCGTTCATCATCACACCCGACGAGATTTTCTGGGACGGCAATCAAGTGACTGTCTCGTTTGAATCCGACGCTGCTCTGGTGGTGGATCAAATTCGCGTATTGGCGGAGATACCTGAACCCGCCTCAGCAACCATAACGCTGTCGGGATGCTTTGCGCTGGGATGGGCGGCGCGGCGGCGAGCAAGGCGGCTAGCGGCCTAAAAGAAGATGCGCGTCGGCTCGTTCATGCCGACGCCGCGAAAGTAGTTGACGTAGTGAAACACGGCGGGCGCCACCAAGAGCAGGCTGTCAAAGCGATCAAGCAGCCCGCCGTGTCCGGGGATCAACTCCCCCATGTCCTTGACGCCCACATCGCGCTTGACGCTGGAGAGCATCAGGTCTCCCAGTTGTCCGAGCAGGCTGATCGTTAGCCCCAGGCCGATGAGATACGGCGTTTGGTTCAAGGGCGCTTCGGCGAACACCATGCGGCCTACAAACGAAACGACCAGCGTGGTCAACGCGAGCGCGCCCAGCGCCCCCGCCACGGTTTTGTTGGGACTGGTCTGCGGCGCCAACTTGTGATGGCCAAAAAGCTTGCCGCAGCAGTAGGCGAAGATGTCGTTCAGTTCGACGCTGAGCACAACCAGAATAATTATCGGCCGGTAAGCCCAATCGTTGGCCAGATAACCCAAGTGGGCGAGCGCGCTGCCAAATAGCAGAAACCCCCATACGCCCAGCGCCACGCGCAGCACATAACCTTTGGGCTGGTCGTTCAGGATCGCTACGGCGGCAATCGCGACCGCTCCCAAGGGGACCAGCGCCATGAAGAACGCGTACCAATGATCGAGCGAGGCCAAGGCCACCAGCACGATGGCAATCTGCACGCACCACATGACGCGCGTTTCAGCCGCCAAACCGACCACGCGTGCAAACTCTCGAAACGAGAAGATGCCGAGAATAGCGATGCCACTGATGGTCCAAAACGCCCCGGCCAGCACCGGCGCCAGTAACAACGGAACCAACACGCACCACGACTGTGTGCGCCGCATGAGCTCGCGATAGCTCTCGGCGCCGATGCGCTCAGTCGCTCGCAGCGCGGCGATCACCACGAGCGCGACGACCAACAACACGGCCAGCGCTGCGGCCACCCAAAATGTAAAGGGTTGATCTAGCGCGTGCTCGTAGTCAAATAACCGCGCACGCGAGCGAGCATCGAGCATGTCATGACCCCTGCAAGTATCGAGCGGCGCGCCACAAACGCCGCGCCGTGGTGACCAGTGTGCCAACAAAGATCATCGCCAACACCAGTGCGGGCAGCCGCCAATCCATTGGCCGCCAGGCCGCTGGCGCCAGTCCCATGTAAACGGCCAAGATTGTGACCATCAGCGCGCGATGCTGTTTGGCCATCGGACCGCAGTAATCTTGTGGGGCGCCCGCCACTTTACCCAGCGCGCGGACATAGGCGGTTAATACAGCGCCCAGGGCGGCCAGATAGCCCAAGGTTGGGTCGCTAGCTGCCGCGTAACCCAAGCCGATCAGCATGAAGGCGTCGGAGAACCGGTCCGGCGCTTCGTTAAACAATTCGCCGAGCCGAGAAGCTTTGCCGGAAGCGATCGCCACCATGCCGTCGAACATGTTCGCTTGCAGACGCAACTGCACACACACCGCGCCCACCAACCAAGCCAGTCGATTGAAGTCCGGATACGCCGCCGTCGACCAGAAGGCCAGACTCGCCAGCGCGCTGACAACGACGCCGGCAATCGAGATTCCATTGGGAGAGACGCCGCGAGACGCCAACCAGGCGGCGATGGCCTGCGACGCCTTTAAGTTGCGCGAGGCAATCGGCCGACGTTCACCGGGTTCGTAGCGGACTTGCGCCATCGGTCACTTCCCCATCCAGTACATGCCAGCGATCAATGCCGCCATACCAGCGACGTTGATCGGTTTGATTGGTTCCTGATAGGCCAACCAAGAAATCACAGCGGCCCAAATGAACGTCGTCGCATAGATTGGGTACAACACCGCGAGGCTGCCGCCCCGCCGGAAAGCCGCCACAAACAGCGCCATCACCGCGATGTAGCAAACGACTCCACCAATGAGGCGCGCGTTCCAAACGTAGCTGGCCAGCGATCCGCTGACGCGCTCGGCGCCCGACTTGTAAAGAAACTGGCCAATCGCGCCCAAGAGAGACGCCAAGAGAAAGCAACCGATTGAAAAGGCGGGCGTGCGCATCGTCTGCCCTGGAAAAGTTGGAGGGGCGGGACCGCTACGCGCGGCGCCGCTTGGCAAGTTGACTGTATTCCGGCTGCAAATAGTAGTGACACAAGGCAATGGCCAGCGCGTCGGCCACGTCGGGAGGCTCGGGCAACGTCGCCAGATTAAGTTCGCGCTGCACCGCGTCTTGCATCTGCGCTTTAGGCGCGCGACCGTTGCCGGTGAGGATCTTTTTGATTTGCGTGGCGCTGTAGTGCTTGACGGGGATAGTCGACAGCGATGCCGCCAGACAAATCACGCCGCGCGCGTGGCCCATCAAGATCGCGGTGCGCGGCCGCTTGTAATGTGAGTAAAGCTGCTCTAGCGCCATGATGCCCGGCTGTAACGAGCGAATCACGTCGAGCACGCCGCTATGCACCTCGGCCAGCCGATTGGTGAGCGAGCCGCGATCGTGCCCACGCACCACCCCCGCTTCGCATACCTTGGGTCCCTGCGGAGTCACCTCCAGCACGGCATAGCCGGTGATGTTCAATCCTGGGTCGATGCCAAGGATCCGCGGTCGACCGGTATGGCGCTCTAGCCGATCTTCCATTCCGTGCCGCTGGGGCGGTCCGTGAGAGTGATGTTCAACTCAGCGAGCCGATTGCGAATCTTGTCGCCCAGCGCAAAGTTCTTGCTGGCGCGAGCTTCGGCCCGCAACTCGATAAACAACGCCATGAGCTGTTCGACCAATTCGTTGTTGGCCGCGGCGTCTGGCGCCTCGACCGGCTTTTGAAAAAGACCGAGCACGGCGCTCAACTCGCGCAGCACCAAGGTCCCGGCCTGCAATAGCTTCACGCTCTCGGCGCTACGCGCTGAGGGATCTTCCAACTTGCCCGAGTCGATCATCCGGTTGAGCATGCGGACTAGTTCAAACAAGTCGCCCACGGCGCCGCCGGTGTTGAAGTCGTCGTCCATGGCCTCGATGAACCGTTGGCGCCGTTCTTCAATCTGTCGCCAAACCGGATCGTCGAACGGCTCGGTTGGCGACACCATGCGTCGCGCCGGCGGCTTGAGCGAGTAAAAACTGTGACCGGTCACCCGCTCGAATCGCTCGAAAAACCGGTAGAACGTCTCCAGACTCGTGGCCGACTCGCCAATCCGCGCCGTGCTGAAGTAGATCGGCCGGCGATAGTGGCTCGACAACAAATAGAAGCGAATCGTCTCGGGGCTGAATTCTTTGATCAAGTCACGAAATGGCGAGGCGCCTTTCGACTTGCCCATCTTGCCCGCCTCTTGCTCGGCCTGATTGCCTTCGGCCGATTCGCCGGCGCGGGTGTTGCGGCCACCGACCTTGCCCACTTCGTCGGCCGCCTGCATCAGGCCGTTGTGCAACCAATACTTGGCTTGCGGCTTGCCGTGGCAGCATTCGCTCTGGGCGATCTCGTTTTCGTGGTGCGGAAACATCAAATCGAGCCCGCCGCCGTGGATGTCGAACGTCTCGCCCAACAGCCGCCGGCTCATGGCCGAGCACTCGATATGCCAGCCGGGGCGCCCATTGCCCCACGGGCTAGGCCACGACGGTTCACCGGGCTTGGCGCCTTTCCATAGGGCAAAGTCGGCGGCGTTGCGCTTGCGGCCCGCCATCTCTCCCCCTTCGCCTTGCAGCGAAGCCACATCGCGCCCGCTCAGCTTGCCATACTCGGCATCGCGACTGACGTCGAAGTAAACATCGCCCCCCTCGGCCGGATACGCGAAGCCTTTGGTCACCAGGTCCTGTATGAACTGGACGATCTCCACAATGTTGTCGGTCGCCCGTGGGAAGTGATCGATCGTGTCGATGCCCATCGCGGCCAAGTTGGCGCGGTAGTCGTTTTCCATCTCGCGGGCCAGTTCGTCCAGCGTGATGCCGCGCGCCTGCGACTCGTTGATCAGCTTGTCGTCGATATCGGTGATGTTGACGACAAACGTCACCTCATAGCCCGAGTAAACCAGAAAACGCTTGATGGCGTCGAAGATCACCGGCCCGACCATGTGGCCAATGTGACTCGGCTTGTACACCGTGGGGCCGCACAAGTAGATGCCAATCTTGCCCGGTGTAACGGGTTCCAATGACGATTTGGTCCGCGACAGCGTGCTGTAAATGCGAATCGTATCGGCGGGTGGCGACATTGACGCGCCAGGGGCGGAAGCGAGTTGAGTGGTCATAGTTCGAGCAATGCAACTACTTGGGCCATGATGGCTTCTTCGCGGCCGACGGGACCAACCCGTTCGCCGGTCTTGGCCTTGACGCCCACCGCCGTCGCGTCGACCGAGAGCAACTGCGCCACCCGGTGGCGAATCGCGTCTTTATAGGCCGACAACTTGGGCCGTTGGGCAAACACAATGCAATCCAGATTCACGATTCGATAGCCGGCGGCGGAGACTTTTTGCCAGGCCAGGCTCAGCATCTCGGCCGAATCACGGCCGCGATTCTCCTCGGCGTCGTCGGGAAACAATTCGCCGATGTCGCCCAGCGCCGCGGCGCCGAGCAAGGCATCGGTGATGGCGTGCAGCAACACGTCGGCGTCGCTGTGGCCGACCAGGTGCTGCTCGTGCGGAATGGTGACGCCACCAAGCACGAGCGGCCCCCCCGGCGCAAGCCGATGCGTATCGTGCCCGATGCCGACGCGTGCCTTGAGCGTGGCTGAAACTCCTGGCGACAGAAAGTCTTTCCTCCGTGCAATTTCGGCGGAAAGTATAGCCCTGACTCCCCAAATTGACAACGCGGGTCGCGGGTCGCGGCGGCGGTTCGCTACTGTTCCGCCCTGCGAGGCGCTTCTATAATTCGCCCGCCATGGCGATTATCGAAATACGCAATCTCTCCAAATCGTACCGCGTCTATCAGAAAAAAGAGGGGCTACTCCCTTCCATTCGCGGACTGTTCCGCCGCGAACATCGCGAGGTGCAGGCGGTGCGCGGCATCGATCTCGACGTCGAAGCAGGGGAGTTCGTCGCCTTTCTGGGGCCCAACGGCGCTGGCAAGACCACCACACTCAAGCTCCTGTCCGGGGTCATTCATCCCACCGCTGGCTCGGCCCACGTGATGGGGTTTGTCCCTTGGCGACGAGAAAACGGGTACCGCCGCCGCTTCGCCCTGGTCATGGGACAGAAAAATCAACTCTGGTGGGACCTGCCGGCCCAAGAGTCGTTTCGACTGCATCAGCAGATCTACCGCATCGATCCGCGCCAGTTCGACGCCACGCTGGACGAACTGGTCGACCTGCTCGCGGTCAGGCAGTTGCTCAACCGGCCGGTGCGCGAGCTTTCGCTGGGCGAACGCATGAAGATGGAGCTAATCGCGGCGCTACTTCATTCGCCGGAGGTGCTCTTTCTCGACGAGCCGACCATTGGGCTCGATGTGGTCGCTCAGCACAACATTCAGCAGTTTCTCAAGCACTATCAAGAATTGCGACGGATCACAATTCTGCTCACCAGCCACTACATGAAGGATGTGGCGGCGCTTTGTCAGCGCGCGGTGATCATCGCCAACGGCGAAGTGATTTACGACGGATCGCTGGCGGGCATACGCGATCGCTTCAGCAGTCAAAAGCTGCTTACTCTGCAATTCGCCGATGAGCACGGCCCCCCCGACCTGTCGATGTACGGCGAAGTGCTCGAGGCGCGGGCGCCCAAGGTCAAGCTGCGCGTCGAGCGCCGCAGCGTGCCAGAGGTGTTGTCCCACGTACTGGCCGCGCACTCCATCGAAGATGTGAGCGTCGAGGATCCACCGCTCGAAGACGTCATCGCCGAGGTCTTCTCTCAGGTGCAAGCCGCGCGGGGCGCCAAGGAAGCGGCGGAAGTCGCCGCCGTGGCGGAGCGCTAACCTACGGTCGGCGCCGCCAGACCGTCGCCACCGGATCGGTGTACTCGCGCCGCCAATCTGCTTCGGCGGCCAGCCGTTCGTTAATGGGCGAACCAGCCGGCGCCAGCACCAGGCGCGTGGGATATTGGTCGATCAATGCGCGCCAGTCGCCTCGCACCGCGAAGAAATCGTCGACCATCTGGACCGTCGCATCGGGATAGGCCGTTTCGTAGCGGCCATCGAGCGACACGCGGCAGGTGGGCCATAATCGCCAGATGGCGTACTCGCCCCAATTGAACGGCACGGCCAAGTTGCCCCCCTGCGGATCGCGCTGCAAGAAGTCGATCGCGTTCACAGGATAAATCACCATGTTTTCGATGGCGGTTGATTGCGGCAGCGCAAACTCCGCCGGCCCATCGAGCGCCGCCATCCCGTAGAGCTGAAAACAGGCCAATAGCAGCATGGTCAGCGCCATCAGCACATCAGCCCGGCGCGCAACGCCAATCAACGAGCAATAGGGACGCGGACGCGGAAAGAGAATCCCCGGCGTCAGGCCGCAGCAAGCAATTGCAAACAGCGGCATGTGCCGCGCGTGCCGCATGGCCAACACCAGCGTCACGCCAATCACTAGCATCGGAGCCAGTGATTGGCGCCACTGATCGCGCAGTTGCCATAGCGCTGCGACGGCCAAGATCGCCAGAATCCAAAACGGAAAATAGGTCACATTCCATGGAACTGGCGCCCATTCCGCCACACCCGGCCGACGCATGGTGACGGCGGGAATCAGATACAGCCAATAGTCGAAGCCGTAAGGATTGATTAACGTCGCGCACGCACAGGTCAGCAGCATTCCCAGCAGCAAACGGCCACGCCGATCGCCAATCATGCCCACGGCATAAAGTGTTAGCAGACCCATGCCCGCCAGGAATCCGCCATGCAGATTACACCAGGCGACCATCGTGATCGGCAATGCGAACATGGGCCAGCGCTCCCCGCCGCGACGGTAACCCTCTAGCAGGTACAGCCACAGTGCGAAGAAGAAGTAGGTGAAGAGCTGCGCCCTTGGCATCAGGCCATAGCCGAACACCGGCATCGCGACCGCGAACATCGCC is part of the Pirellulales bacterium genome and harbors:
- a CDS encoding YraN family protein, whose translation is MTRLRRWLPRQTLGARGERAAARFLKRQGYKIVARGERGGGGGELDLVAVDGRTVVFVEVKTRESHDAGHPAEAVDRRKQVQITRLATSFLKFHGLLDCPSRFDIVAITWPARGQPTIEHFQNAFEAQGPNGMFG
- the argF gene encoding ornithine carbamoyltransferase, which translates into the protein MRHLLTIGDLSTAEIEQIFAIAKDLKGRYEEGLREALLPGRVMGLLFEKPSLRTRVSFEAGMTHLGGGTVFLGDEAGWGSRESIADFGRVLSQYVDVLVIRAKRHDTVQELASYCRCAVINGLTDYEHPCQVLADLYTLREMVGRLNGHTLAYIGDANNVARSLAMACGKLDVRFTMATPEGYRFDEAFLARLKQEVPKLELTVTADPAAAVREATAVYTDVWTSMGQEAESEKRRRDFAGYQVNAALLKKAPQGAYFMHCLPAHREEEVTSEVMDSPQSIVIEQAANRMHAQKGILAWLMSR
- a CDS encoding CDP-alcohol phosphatidyltransferase family protein, producing MAQVRYEPGERRPIASRNLKASQAIAAWLASRGVSPNGISIAGVVVSALASLAFWSTAAYPDFNRLAWLVGAVCVQLRLQANMFDGMVAIASGKASRLGELFNEAPDRFSDAFMLIGLGYAAASDPTLGYLAALGAVLTAYVRALGKVAGAPQDYCGPMAKQHRALMVTILAVYMGLAPAAWRPMDWRLPALVLAMIFVGTLVTTARRLWRAARYLQGS
- a CDS encoding aspartate aminotransferase family protein translates to MATAALNSAETIELFKQYVIPNYTRFPVCLVRGEGSYVWDAEGSKYLDLFPGWGCNLLGHCPEPVVQAVQEQVASLIHVPNTWYMEAQGRWAQMLSERSFGGQAFFCNSGTEANEAAIKLARLHTPKQRYKIITFEGGFHGRTLGATTATAQPKYHEGLGPLMAGFLYAPFGDLDAVRRLIDNETAAIMIEPIQGEGGVRIAPPGFLQGLRELCDQHELLLIFDEVQTGCGRTGKWFAYQQFDVTPDIMTLAKALCGGVAGGALLTTREIAPSLRPGMHAATFGGNPLAARAGIATLEMIESERLLDQAQRLGEVFRQRMTALASECELISDVRVMGVMIGVELKIPGADVVKSCLDRKLLINCTQGNVLRLLPAMNLTEAQAHEGCDIIAEAVKQQVR
- a CDS encoding phosphatidate cytidylyltransferase; translated protein: MLDARSRARLFDYEHALDQPFTFWVAAALAVLLVVALVVIAALRATERIGAESYRELMRRTQSWCVLVPLLLAPVLAGAFWTISGIAILGIFSFREFARVVGLAAETRVMWCVQIAIVLVALASLDHWYAFFMALVPLGAVAIAAVAILNDQPKGYVLRVALGVWGFLLFGSALAHLGYLANDWAYRPIIILVVLSVELNDIFAYCCGKLFGHHKLAPQTSPNKTVAGALGALALTTLVVSFVGRMVFAEAPLNQTPYLIGLGLTISLLGQLGDLMLSSVKRDVGVKDMGELIPGHGGLLDRFDSLLLVAPAVFHYVNYFRGVGMNEPTRIFF
- the ruvC gene encoding crossover junction endodeoxyribonuclease RuvC → MEDRLERHTGRPRILGIDPGLNITGYAVLEVTPQGPKVCEAGVVRGHDRGSLTNRLAEVHSGVLDVIRSLQPGIMALEQLYSHYKRPRTAILMGHARGVICLAASLSTIPVKHYSATQIKKILTGNGRAPKAQMQDAVQRELNLATLPEPPDVADALAIALCHYYLQPEYSQLAKRRRA
- the argB gene encoding acetylglutamate kinase, producing MEDAITKADVLIEALGWIRRFRDKITVIKLGGSVMEDANALRHLLLDIVFMETVGMRPVVVHGGGAAISRAMTEAGLEARFIQGRRYTDAAARDIVERVLAYETNEDLVARMEGLGGRAAPLNFRTTNVLFGKRLTLADPEGQSIDLGYVGDVTRVDRETIENLCYADIVPVIPSMCLGDDGEKLNVNADTAAQAVALALGAEKLVFLSDVNGVRRDKNDPGTLVHSLNAGQAQDLIRSGAIESGMIPKVEACLDMLDRGVRKIHIIDGRLRHSLLLEIYTSSGVGTEIIRE
- the rph gene encoding ribonuclease PH, giving the protein MKRHDDRRFDQLRALKIKRRYTKPAPGSVLIEAGDTVVLCTASVSNEVPKWMQLEGRGWVTAEYSMLPGSTSPRKPRDRGGKIDGRTTEIQRLIGRSLRAVTDLTALAGYTITVDCDVLQADGGTRTASITGAFVALVDAVRSLKLPASVAPFRSSVAAVSVGIVDGQPVLDLDYQEDSAAAVDMNVVMTGGGQFVEIQGTGEEATFSDRELAALLKLARAGIEELTALQQKALGRQWPLG